TGCTAACAACGGGAGAAGATTCCTGTGCCTGATGTGACCCACTGTGTTGATCTCTGATTTGATTTGCCTCATGAACCTGTTCAGAAACCTGGACTCTTCATCTACAAGTTCATTGGCTTCTTTAGATGGTTGTGTCACTTTCTTCACAGCGATGATCTTCCCGTTGCTGTTAGGTAGTTCAGCTTTGAAAACTTCTCCGCAGCCTCCTTTTCCAATGATCTCTAGAGAAGCTAACGCTTCTTCGTTCTCCAAGAAAGCTAAATCTTCAGCTTTCTTGATCATTGGACTGAATAGGGTAGGACCTGATGGCTTCTCTGGTCCTCTTATTACTCGAAGAACCAGTCTGAATATAACAGAGAAGACGAAACCAGAGAGTGTTCCTCCTATGCCTCCAACGACGAACCCTAAGATCCATGCCaatactttcttcttcttgttcttcttcttcttcatcttctttttatCATGGTCTGAAGTTGCTTTTGATGTGGTGGTGGTGTTGTTGGCTTTCTTGGTGGAGTTTGTAGATTGAGTCTCAGCAAGAATGTGTCTGGTTTGGTGTGAAACTGTCTGAAGCTTGGTTTTGCTCATAACCGGAACCGGACTTTCTAAAAACCGGTTTTCAGAAAAGTCAAAGAACCGGAGATTGTGGAAGGAGTCAACCGCTTCTGGGATCTTGCCTGAGAAGAGATTGTTTGCAACGGTGAGACTCTCCAAGTTGCGTAAGTTCTTCAAGAAGTTCAAGTTCCCTGAGAACTTGTTCGAGGAAAGATCGAGGATTCGAAGACGGACCAGACGAGAGAAGTTCCCCGGAATCTGGCCGGAAAACCTGTTGTTTCTTACATCAAGTACTTCGAGTTTCTTGCAGCTCAAGACATCAACGGGAAGACCGTTGACCAACTTGTTATTAGACAAAATGAGTTCTTTGAGCTCCGACAACTTTCCGATCACCGGCGAGATGGTCCCCGTCAAGGTCCTGGATCGGTAGACGAGTCTTGTGACACGGAGGACGTATTCTCcggtggcggaggaggagagTCTTCTCTCGCAGAAAACTCCTCCGTGACCGCAGGGGTTAACACCAGTGGACAAAGAGCGTTGACTGTTGACTCCGAGCTCTGTTTCGATGACTTGAAGAGCTTTGAGATCTGAGGCATCGATGTCGAGCCACTCGGTGGAGGAGGAGACGGAagaagagaggaggaggagggagagaACGGCGAGGATGAAAGGCcggagaaagagaccggcgtttgccattttaatcattttagttaGGGAGAGAAAGTTTCTTCTTGTGGGTGTTGTCGGAGTCTACTCTGGATATTTATGGTCAGCAAGTGCCACTAAAATACAAAAGTCTTATAACGTGTGCTacggttttgtttttttttcctaaataaactaaataatatttaaatttctgtttATCCCAAGttagtattttgttttatcgttagacatatgattttagatttcaactatcttaaatataattttttttttttttttttttgtcaactggtcACTTTTAGACCttttaatcctcaaactgaggtaagtAGAGGTCGAACCCCCGACGTCAGGGCCCGAAGGCAGAGCTCAGCAGCCACTAGGCTACGAACAACCCGacatcttaaatataatttagggttagatttttatataaaagtgcATATTCGCCGTGTTTAAAGGGTCTCACTCCGAGATTGATATGAAAAATAACATGGTTGTTGATATGTTCTCTTAGTttagtttgttattaaaaatttgagtATCATCTGTCTCGACATCAGACTGGGGTCCAGAACCAAAACCAAGTTCCAACACATAAATCTTTAACGAGATTAAAGTGTATCATTaagtttttgtaaattaaagctcttttaaaaaaagaagttttttgtaaattaacaaaaaaatgtgcAAATAGTATGTGCAAATCATTCTCAGTAAGAAAATGTGAATGTAGCCGGTCGCAATAATATGTGGgcacccaaaaagaaaaaagctagtcgcaataatttatataacacGACTCTGTGTATTGACTTGACTATGAAGCGTTGATAAGTCAACGTCCACGCTGCGGGTTCCACACAGTGGGGATGACACCGTTTTCTCCACGTTTGAACAATTCAACTTTAACTTCATTGTTATGTTCCACACATTTTATCGTTTCGGTCACTCTCTGTAGCGTTTTATGTCCATCAGTTCGTTGTCCTAATTAAGATTGAGATTAAATTAGTCATGAGAAGGAGACTGAACtttcttcattttttcttttcaatcgAACTGTCACCAATTGAAGTTTTAGTTTCCACTAAACCagattaacttttttttgggtATCCTCCATGTAAAtcatttgataatatattttttagaaaattgaaaAAGTTATTCAAAATAGTATCTTGTTAATTACTCCCTTcttcccaaaaataaaaatttccagATTTTATTCATGTCCTACAAAAATagggtttttatatttttaaaatatttttgtatatttttgtaaaatattaattgttaatattctaattgattaaatttaattGGTGAATAATTATTGGAAAgtgtatagaaaaataaatagtaaatatttattatatttttaataaacgtgaaaatcaataaatttttattttatggaaaGAGGGTAGTATTGATTAATCTCCAATTTTGTTCAAGTCTCCGATCATTTCTTTCGATTATCAGAAACCCCGAAAAAATGAGAaaatgtaaacaaaaataattattagtgCGTGACGTGTCATTtcagttgatttttttttttctgttatccCCAAAAACCTGATAATGTTTCTATTAGGGTTTTACAGAGTTTTAAGGTTgggaagacaaagaagaagaagaagaagaagaagaaagcacaATCAAATTCAGTTTTCTCAATTCACGCTTCGGATTGTCACCCATCTCAAATCCAGATTCGTTGAACTGATTCGATTACATTTCGAAACCTCGATTCCTCTCGCGAGCCTTGATTCTATTTTTGGCTGCCAGAGGAAATGATTCTCCCATACACAACACGATTCACATGCCCTGTTTTAGAGATTGGATTCATCGTCCCTTACCCGCTAGTTTCCGGCGTTCCCGCTTCTGCCCTTTGCAAAAGAAACGGTTTTGAGCTCACTTCTCCCAGATATGACTGTTCTGCCTCCTCGGTTAGTTTATCCTCTCCTCTAATTGTACTTACTTAAGTTCCAATTTGAAACCTTTTTTTCGCTTTGGCATATGTTTATAAGGTTAATGCTATGAGGTGTAGAAGAAATGTGAGAGCTTTTGGGTTGGTTGATAAACTTGGGAAGAAGTCAtggagaaagaaagaagaaagcgacagtgacgatgatgatgaggaggatGAGGTGAAGAAAGATACCTCCTCCGAGAAAAGATCATCAACTCTGGATGATCCAGAGGAGAGACGGGAATGGAGGAAGAAGATACGAGAGGTGATTGATAGCCACCCTGACGtcgaagaggaggaggagattgaCATGGtggagaagaggaggaagatgcAGAAGCTTCTTGCTGATTACCCTCTTGTTGTCAACGAGGAGGATCCTGATTGGCCTGAAGATGCTGATGGCTGGGGGTTTAGCTTCAACCAGTTTTTTAATAAGATAACTATTAAGAATGAAAaaaaggatgatgatgatgatgatgatgaagatgatgatagGGAGAAGGAGATTGTTTGGCAAGATGATAATTACATACGACCGATTAAAGATCTCACTACTGCGGAATGGGAGGAGGCGGTGTTCAAAGATATCAGTCCTCTCATGGTTCTTGTTCACAACCGCTACAAAAGGTTTTAGTGATTACAAGTTTCAGCCATTACTgtatttgaaaacaaatatgtctctcttctttcaatCCTGACCAATACTGTATATGGTGTTGAACTTTGACAAGAGTATTGGCTAATTTCAGGCCAAaggaaaatgaaaaattcaGGGAAGAGCTAGATAAGGCTATTCAGGTCATATGGAACTGTGGACTTCCTTCACCAAGAGTAAGTTTGCACAAACATCTCTTTACTAATGTGTAAAACCATTCTTGGATCTTGCTGTATGTTTTGATATGTGCTTTAATCCTCATGTCCTGGGTCATTATTACTTTCAGTGTGTTGCTGTTGATGCTGTGGTTGAGACAGATCTGGTCTCTGCTCTGCAAGTTACTGTGTTCCCAGAGATCATCTTCACTAAAGCTGGAAAGATATTATACCGTGAGAAAGGTAGTTTCTACCAAAACCTGAAACCGTCTCTATTAAACCTCCTTTTGTTGTACTTAAGAACAatgtttttgaatatattttcaGGCATTAGGACAGCAGATGAGCTCTCAAAGATCATGGCCTTCTTCTATTATGGAGCTGCAAAGCCACCTTGTTTGAATGGTGTTGACTATTCCCAAGAACAGATTCCTTCAGTCGATCTGTAAGTGTCGATTTAGCGTAGGCCTTTTGTGATTATGTAAACTAGTTTCTTCCCAAGTTTTAAGAACATTTATGAACTGATGAAGAAGTAATCAAtctttttgaatttgaaatatgattttttttttgcgctTTTGGAATATCTGTTTATAGAACGTGGTAAGTTATATGAGTCACAGAAGCAGAGACTTCACGTCCTTAAACACTTACCATATGAGTCACAGAAGCAGAGGCTAGTAGCGAAAGGATATGTGCAAGAACACGGAATAGACTTTGAAGAAGTGTTCGCTCCAGTGGCTCGCTTAGAGACAATCCGACTTCTAGTCAGTTTAGCATCTGCAAACAACTGGGAGATTCACCACTTGGACGTCAAAACGGCATTCTTGCACGGAGAGCTAAACGAAGAGGTCTATGTTAGTCAGCCTGAGGGATTTGAaaaagagggagaagaagagaaagtttTCAAACTCTCAAAGGCATTATATGGACTAAGGCAAGCTCCTCGCGCTTGGAATACTAAGCTCGATCAGATACTTAAGAAGCTAAGGTTTAAAAGGTGTGCAAAGGAGAGTTCGGTAtacagaagagaagaaagagacgaGCTACTCATCATCGCCATCTATGTTGATGACCTTTTTGTTACAGGAAACTCTACCAAGATAATCAAGGAGTTCAAAGCGTCAATGTCAAAACAGTTTGAGATGTCTGATCTCGGGTTATTAACCTATTATCTAGGTATTGAAGTAAAGCAAAGTTCAACTGGAATCATCATTAAACAAGAAGCATACGCAAGGCGTATACTAGAGGAAGCAGGTTTGGCCGACTGTAATCCAAACAGTATTCCAATGGAGTTTGGCTTATAACTATCCAAGGCAATGGAAGAACCGGAAGTTGACGCTACTCAATATCGAAGAAGGATTGGATGTTTAAGGTATCTGATGCATACTAGACCTGACATGACATTCTCAGTTGGGATTCTAAGCAGGTACATGCAGTCACCAAGAGAGTCACACGGAAACGCCTTGAAGCAAGTATTGCGTTATCTACAAGGAACTCTCGGGCACGGTCTTGAGTTCAAGCGAGGAAGAACACATAAGCTTGTAGGCTTTAGTGACAGCAGTCACAACACGGATCCGGATGATGGTAGGAGTACTACAGGTTACTTATTTTGCTTAGGAGAAACACCAATAACATGGTGCTCTCAGAAACAAGACACGGTAGCTTTGTCATCCTGCGAAGCCGAATTCATGGCTGCAACGGAAGCGGCTAAACAAGCTATCTGGCTACAAGACTTGTTAAGTGAAGTAACAGGAAAAGAGATGGAGAAGACAATGATCTTGGTCGACAACAAATCGGCTATATCACTGGCTAAGAATCCGGTTCTTCACCGAAGAAGCAAACACATCCACAAGAGGTTTCACTTCATTAGAGAGTGTGTTGAACGCAATCTCATTGACGTTGAACACATACCCGGATCAAGACAAAAGGCAGACATTTTAACAAAAGCTCTAGCAAAGAACAAGTTTAAAGAAATGCGAGAGATGATTCAAGTTCAAGATTTCCTAGAAGATGATTTGAAGCTTAAGAGGGagaatgttggataagcttcaagaGATAACTTAGGAAACAAGTTATTCTAAAGTAAAGATGAATAACTAATAGGTTTAGGATAAAGATAAAGATTCCTAGATTCAATTGTAATAGGATAAGTCAAGTAGTTTCTATTacctatatatagagatcaAAAGTGTGAGAAGATCTTAAGAAAGAAAAGTGTAAGAAAGCAAAGgaagattaataaaacaaagagaACGTTTTATTAACTTGTGTTTATATTCACTATAGTTTCTACCAAAACCTGAAACCGTCTCTATTAAACCTCCTTTTGTTGTACTTAAGAACAatgtttttgaatatattttcaGGCATTAGGACAGCAGATGAGCTCTCAAAGATCATGGCCTTCTTCTATTATGGAGCTGCAAAGCCACCTTGTTTGAATGGTGTTGACTATTCCCATGAACAGATTCCTTCAGTCGATCTGTAAGTGTCGACTAAGCATAGGACTTTTGGGATTATGCAAACTAGTTTCTTCCCAAGTCTTAAGAACATGAATGAACTGATGAAGAAGTAatcaatcttctgaatttgaaatatgattttttttttcttttggaatatCTATTTATAGAACATGATAAGTTATGAGTCTCAGAAGCAGAGACTTGCGTCCTTAAACACTTACCATCATCATGTTTTTCTCTCTTGCGACGTGCTCTCTTCTCCAAACCCACCAGTATGATTAAGAATCTAGAAGGTGCCACTCATTACCAGACAGATACTTACGGCGGTGGAAGCACCGGAAGGGCCGTTGAAGATGATTCCTGTTAACATCACACTGTAGGTAGATCTTAGGCAGTTGAAATGTGAAGCCATCTAAGAAATGCATCCATCAAAACCCAGTAGATTCAGGTTGTAGTTTCTTCATTCTCGTTCTTTGATTCATTGGATATCAGGATATATATGTAGTTGATACTTCAACTAACTCGTTAGACATCTGTTGTTTTGCTCGGAGTTTATAGGTACAATATACAATATTTCTTACATGAAGTGACTAAATTCTCATTCAAATTGGTTGCTCATAGTGCATACATTCTCTTGTTGTACCATTTAGAAAATTTAGGACGTGAATCCTTACAGATATGACATAAATTTTGCGTCTGGGCCTCATGAGAAACAAGATAATACTGAGAGAGACGTGTATGGTGCCATTCATCAATTTTTAGTTATAAGTTTGataaaacaacaataa
This genomic stretch from Raphanus sativus cultivar WK10039 chromosome 3, ASM80110v3, whole genome shotgun sequence harbors:
- the LOC108847301 gene encoding leucine-rich repeat receptor-like serine/threonine/tyrosine-protein kinase SOBIR1 yields the protein MIKMANAGLFLRPFILAVLSLLLLSSSVSSSTEWLDIDASDLKALQVIETELGVNSQRSLSTGVNPCGHGGVFCERRLSSSATGEYVLRVTRLVYRSRTLTGTISPVIGKLSELKELILSNNKLVNGLPVDVLSCKKLEVLDVRNNRFSGQIPGNFSRLVRLRILDLSSNKFSGNLNFLKNLRNLESLTVANNLFSGKIPEAVDSFHNLRFFDFSENRFLESPVPVMSKTKLQTVSHQTRHILAETQSTNSTKKANNTTTTSKATSDHDKKKMKKKKNKKKKVLAWILGFVVGGIGGTLSGFVFSVIFRLVLRVIRGPEKPSGPTLFSPMIKKAEDLAFLENEEALASLEIIGKGGCGEVFKAELPNSNGKIIAVKKVTQPSKEANELVDEESRFLNRFMRQIKSEINTVGHIRHRNLLPLLAHVPRPECHYLVYEYMKNGSLQDILTDVAAGNKELMWPARHKIAVGIAAGLEYLHTDHKPAIIHRDLKPANILLDDDMEARISDFGLAKVMPDAVTHITASKLAGTVGYIASEYHQTLKFTDKCDIYSFGVILGVLVIGKLPSDEFFQTTEEMSLIKWMRNKVTSENPSLAIDPKLMEQGFDEQMLLVLKIACYCTLDDPKQRPNSKDVRTMLSQIKS
- the LOC108847972 gene encoding thioredoxin-like fold domain-containing protein MRL7L, chloroplastic isoform X3, translated to MILPYTTRFTCPVLEIGFIVPYPLVSGVPASALCKRNGFELTSPRYDCSASSVNAMRCRRNVRAFGLVDKLGKKSWRKKEESDSDDDDEEDEVKKDTSSEKRSSTLDDPEERREWRKKIREVIDSHPDVEEEEEIDMVEKRRKMQKLLADYPLVVNEEDPDWPEDADGWGFSFNQFFNKITIKNEKKDDDDDDDEDDDREKEIVWQDDNYIRPIKDLTTAEWEEAVFKDISPLMVLVHNRYKRPKENEKFREELDKAIQVIWNCGLPSPRCVAVDAVVETDLVSALQVTVFPEIIFTKAGKILYREKGIRTADELSKIMAFFYYGAAKPPCLNGVDYSQEQIPSVDLH
- the LOC108847972 gene encoding thioredoxin-like fold domain-containing protein MRL7L, chloroplastic isoform X1, yielding MILPYTTRFTCPVLEIGFIVPYPLVSGVPASALCKRNGFELTSPRYDCSASSVNAMRCRRNVRAFGLVDKLGKKSWRKKEESDSDDDDEEDEVKKDTSSEKRSSTLDDPEERREWRKKIREVIDSHPDVEEEEEIDMVEKRRKMQKLLADYPLVVNEEDPDWPEDADGWGFSFNQFFNKITIKNEKKDDDDDDDEDDDREKEIVWQDDNYIRPIKDLTTAEWEEAVFKDISPLMVLVHNRYKRPKENEKFREELDKAIQVIWNCGLPSPRCVAVDAVVETDLVSALQVTVFPEIIFTKAGKILYREKGIRTADELSKIMAFFYYGAAKPPCLNGVDYSQEQIPSVDLSRG
- the LOC108847972 gene encoding thioredoxin-like fold domain-containing protein MRL7L, chloroplastic isoform X2, whose protein sequence is MILPYTTRFTCPVLEIGFIVPYPLVSGVPASALCKRNGFELTSPRYDCSASSVNAMRCRRNVRAFGLVDKLGKKSWRKKEESDSDDDDEEDEVKKDTSSEKRSSTLDDPEERREWRKKIREVIDSHPDVEEEEEIDMVEKRRKMQKLLADYPLVVNEEDPDWPEDADGWGFSFNQFFNKITIKNEKKDDDDDDDEDDDREKEIVWQDDNYIRPIKDLTTAEWEEAVFKDISPLMVLVHNRYKRPKENEKFREELDKAIQVIWNCGLPSPRCVAVDAVVETDLVSALQVTVFPEIIFTKAGKILYREKGIRTADELSKIMAFFYYGAAKPPCLNGVDYSQEQIPSVDLTW
- the LOC108847972 gene encoding thioredoxin-like fold domain-containing protein MRL7L, chloroplastic isoform X4, producing the protein MILPYTTRFTCPVLEIGFIVPYPLVSGVPASALCKRNGFELTSPRYDCSASSVNAMRCRRNVRAFGLVDKLGKKSWRKKEESDSDDDDEEDEVKKDTSSEKRSSTLDDPEERREWRKKIREVIDSHPDVEEEEEIDMVEKRRKMQKLLADYPLVVNEEDPDWPEDADGWGFSFNQFFNKITIKNEKKDDDDDDDEDDDREKEIVWQDDNYIRPIKDLTTAEWEEAVFKDISPLMVLVHNRYKRPKENEKFREELDKAIQVIWNCGLPSPRCVAVDAVVETDLVSALQVTVFPEIIFTKAGKILYREKGIRTADELSKIMAFFYYGAAKPPCLNGVDYSQEQIPSVDL